From the Cryptomeria japonica chromosome 2, Sugi_1.0, whole genome shotgun sequence genome, one window contains:
- the LOC131872082 gene encoding uncharacterized protein LOC131872082: MLNICIRANSIFPKFACEVSPHFLSTADANLLKVVHFLCSTNSFVSEQYYKHFFVNPTKLQKLILSEPELTLMIWMRADLKNLLFEGQGYKTLVKSRDNSTISTTPTTQLYQLPLLCPEDVLSLLCFWAFVQPPIPILRHCRCKYGEGESSVATAR, translated from the exons ATGCTCAACATCTGCATTAGAGCAAATTCAATTTTCCCAAAATTCGCCTGTGAAGTTTCTCCCCATTTTCTTAGCACTGCAGATGCAAATCTATTAAAGGTGGTACACTTTTTATGTTCCACTAATAGTTTTGTTAGTGAACAGTACTACAAACATTTTTTTGTGAACCCAACCAAGCTGCAAAAATTGATTTTGAGTGAACCTGAACTGACTCTCATGATTTGGATGAGAGCAGACTTGAAAAATTTACTGTTTGAAGGGCAGGGATACAAAACCCTTGTAAAATCAAGAGACAATTCCACCATTTCGACAACCCCTACAACTCAACTGTATCAGTTGCCATTGTTGTGCCCAGAGGATGTGTTGTCACTTCTCTGTTTTTGGGCTTTTGTACAACCACCAATCCCAATTCTCAGGCACTGTAGATGCAAATATGGTGAAGGAG AAAGCTCTGTAGCTACAGCTCGGTAA